One region of Thunnus thynnus chromosome 14, fThuThy2.1, whole genome shotgun sequence genomic DNA includes:
- the si:ch211-125o16.4 gene encoding neuroblast differentiation-associated protein AHNAK, giving the protein MSVDTKSRRFSESLVLDDSDKGVIITGITDDTIAAKSGLQAGDEIVAATIHLDHLNKNEVLNILKILEPYDNNMKVLTKKELSASASLSSLGLGLEGPAEMVNALDASAETPAVSLDGLSGKLNAAQGGEINGPTLNGDLPSLSLNEPSADAGATVPSLGLTGPDLKGELDGNLKASDVSVSTPSLNAPSASLNIEKPEIKTGNLKHKAPKFTMPHFNLPQLKTPKADMDVSGDIDLPSVSGNLETPGLNLSGPKLDLKSPDSDLNGPKVDLNGPDVNLETPNADIDAPSGKIKWPHLKWKGPKVKGPDADLNADLSAPDVNLSTTKIDGDLSAPDVDINLPKADIKVPNLDVQTPDLDIDAPSGKINWPHLKWKKPKLHGSKPDLDIDANLNTPNVDLSPKVEGGINVPDVDINLPNADLKAPDLDVQSPNIDVEAPSGKINWPHLKWKKPKLQEPKADLDMDVDLNTPDLNLSTPKIEGDINVPNAELNLPKADLKGPDIEVQTPDLDIDAPSGKINWPHLKWKKPKLQGPKADLDLNADLSTPDVDLSVPKTDAEISTPDVDLKLPKADVDVEAPSGKIRFPTLKKPKFLLSGPKVKAPDVDLDADVKVPNLSLSPPQASIDGPDVDVNLPKADVDVKAPDLDIEGPSGKFKWPTLKKPRWSISGPKVNGPDVDLDADVSAPDLNLSAPNIDSEINAPDVNLNLPKTDLEGPKLDINAPDVEGPSGKFKWFNFKKPKFGTLKSPKADIDADVTVPNVDLQGPDVDLSAPDVNLSDPKIEGGIEAPDLNISMPNADVKGPDVDLNGLDLDLDPPKGKLKLPKLKLPNAKVPELDAELKAPGTNASLDLPKVDGDAPNVDLKAPDLSLSAAKVDGSLDVPDLALSDAPDVDASAGKFKLPKIKIPKFGLSGPRVKGPNLEVDADLKGPDLDLSPPDVDAKLPKADLKAADVNLNTPDLNLSAPKIEGGIAVPDLNLSLPKADLKGPNVDLNTPNVDNEAPSGKIKMPAFKLNGGASNIELDTPDASVPDLELPTANVNAPTITGGRRSKVEGPDLDADLKTDLSAPKANISLPDINLSTPAIEGPCVDLNLPKADLMGPSLDLPKADLQVSDLNLKSSGLSLSSPQIDGNLSAPNTDMLPKTNVTLDTPGVKLPASDIKGDISAPKADLKGPDAQLKTPDLDLDSHKGDFKFPHFKLPKLSLSSPEVEVPSVNPSVEAGIEAPKVNTGTPSADANISVPTVDLIVPKLEGDIKGPEVDVKAPNVDADLEKPKFPHFKLPKLSISGAKTKAPDVNTSANLNVSPDGEVDLSNVSVSAPDVKTSVNTPGVDITAEGDAEVKDSPKSKLRWPFKWGIKSSSGTDEEGSGADSETDMANAEVEIPVFKLHKLPRNSIDAIGGIGDTFGLSKLDTEAKDYIVSKGVRLPVVNATSKAGEKVDIMERLKMAKEKAPSTNVSPTEAKTDIDLKLSAPSLDISASTEAGDSSLVRGGTFKVEKPESTLGLVAPDISTSDENEKLSLSLSNMLGLNIKDSDAD; this is encoded by the exons ATG AGCGTGGATACCAAGAGTAGACGTTTTTCAGAAAGCCTGGTCCTGGACGACTCTGATAAAGGAGTCATCATTACAGGAATCACAGATGACACAATCGCTGCAAAAAGTGGCCTGCAAGCAG GTGATGAGATTGTTGCAGCCACTATACACCTCGACCACCTCAACAAAAATGAAGTGTTAAACATCCTGAAGATTTTAGAGCCGTATGATAACAACATGAAGGTGCTGACAAAGAAGGAACTGAGTGCCAGTGCCAGCCTCAGCTCCTTGGGATTAGGACTTGAAGGTCCTGCAGAG ATGGTCAATGCTCTGGATGCATCGGCTGAGACACCAGCAGTTTCCCTTGATGGTCTGAGTGGAAAGTTAAATGCTGCACAGGGGGGTGAAATAAATGGTCCCACTCTCAATGGAGACCTTCCTAGTCTCAGTCTAAATGAGCCCTCAGCTGATGCTGGTGCCACAGTGCCATCCCTAGGACTGACTGGACCAGATCTAAAGGGAGAACTAGATGGCAACCTTAAAGCATCTGATGTCAGTGTCTCGACTCCCAGTCTCAACGCTCCCAGTGCCTCCCTAAACATAGAGAAACCAGAAATCAAGACGGGCAACCTGAAACACAAGGCCCCAAAATTCACTATGCCACACTTTAATCTACCTCAACTCAAAACACCAAAAGCAGATATGGATGTTTCTGGTGACATAGATCTCCCTTCTGTCAGTGGAAATCTAGAGACACCAGGCCTCAATCTGTCAGGCCCAAAATTAGACCTTAAAAGTCCAGATTCAGACCTGAATGGGCCAAAAGTGGATTTGAATGGCCCTGACGTAAATTTAGAAACCCCAAATGCTGATATTGATGCACCCTCAGGCAAAATCAAGTGGCCCCATCTAAAATGGAAAGGTCCCAAAGTTAAAGGACCAGATGCAGACTTAAATGCTGACCTGTCTGCACCTGATGTCAACCTCTCCACAACAAAGATTGATGGGGATCTAAGTGCACCAGATGTTGACATTAACTTGCCCAAAGCTGACATCAAAGTCCCTAATCTAGACGTTCAAACCCCAGACCTGGACATTGATGCCCCATCTGGTAAAATCAACTGGCCTCATTTGAAGTGGAAGAAACCCAAACTTCATGGCTCAAAACCTGATCTGGACATAGATGCAAACCTGAACACACCAAATGTTGATCTATCTCCAAAAGTGGAGGGTGGGATAAATGTCCCAGATGTTGACATTAATTTGCCAAATGCTGATCTTAAAGCCCCTGATCTAGATGTGCAGTCCCCAAATATTGATGTAGAGGCTCCATCTGGTAAAATCAACTGGCCTCATCTGAAATGGAAGAAGCCCAAACTTCAAGAGCCAAAGGCAGACTTAGACATGGATGTAGACCTAAACACACCTGATTTAAATCTCTCAACTCCAAAGATTGAGGGTGACATCAATGTACCGAATGCTGAGCTGAATCTCCCAAAAGCTGACCTTAAAGGTCCTGATATAGAAGTTCAGACCCCAGATCTTGACATTGATGCGCCATCAGGGAAAATTAACTGGCCTCATCTGAAGTGGAAGAAACCTAAACTTCAAGGCCCCAAAGCTGATTTGGACCTTAATGCAGATCTGAGCACACCAGATGTTGATCTCTCTGTTCCAAAAACTGATGCTGAGATCAGCACACCAGATGTTGATCTCAAATTACCCAAAGCTGATGTTGATGTCGAGGCCCCTTCTGGCAAAATAAGGTTCCCAACACTCAAAAAGCCTAAGTTCTTGCTTTCTGGGCCGAAGGTGAAAGCCCCAGATGTTGACCTTGATGCTGATGTGAAAGTGCCCAacctcagtctctctcctcctcaagCATCAATTGATGGACCTGATGTTGATGTGAATTTACCAAAAGCTGATGTTGATGTTAAAGCACCAGATCTAGACATTGAGGGTCCCTCCGGGAAATTCAAATGGCCCACTCTTAAAAAGCCAAGGTGGTCAATCTCAGGTCCTAAGGTTAATGGTCCAGATGTTGATCTAGATGCTGATGTTTCAGCACCTGATTTGAATCTCTCAGCTCCAAATATTGACAGTGAGATAAATGCACCGGATGTAAATCTAAATTTACCAAAAACTGACCTGGAAGGGCCCAAGTTAGACATTAATGCTCCAGATGTTGAAGGTCCATCTGGAAAATTCAAATGGTTCAACTTCAAGAAACCCAAATTTGGCACACTGAAAAGTCCAAAGGCTGACATTGATGCTGATGTGACGGTACCAAATGTGGACCTCCAGGGGCCTGATGTGGATTTGAGTGCACCAGATGTTAATCTTTCTGACCCAAAAATTGAGGGTGGGATTGAGGCTCCAGACCTCAATATTAGCATGCCTAATGCTGATGTCAAAGGCCCAGATGTGGATCTCAATGGTCTGGATCTCGACCTTGACCCACCCAAAGGTAAACTGAAGTTACCTAAACTCAAGTTACCAAATGCCAAGGTGCCTGAATTGGATGCTGAATTAAAAGCACCAGGCACCAATGCAAGTCTTGACTTACCTAAAGTAGATGGGGATGCACCTAATGTTGATCTTAAAGCACCAGATTTGTCCCTGTCTGCTGCAAAAGTTGATGGCAGTCTTGATGTACCAGATCTTGCGCTTTCAGATGCTCCAGATGTTGATGCTTCTGCTGGAAAATTCAAACtccccaaaataaaaataccaaagtttggCCTATCAGGGCCAAGAGTAAAGGGACCTAATCTTGAAGTTGATGCTGACCTCAAGGGTCCAGATCTGGATCTGTCTCCTCCTGATGTAGACGCAAAGCTGCCCAAAGCAGATCTAAAAGCAGCTGATGTTAATCTAAACACACCAGACTTGAATCTTTCAGCCCCCAAAATTGAAGGTGGCATTGCTGTTCCTGATTTGAACCTGAGTCTGCCCAAAGCAGACCTGAAAGGCCCAAATGTAGACCTTAACACACCCAATGTTGACAATGAGGCTCCTTCTGGAAAAATAAAGATGCCTGCATTCAAATTGAACGGTGGAGCATCTAATATAGAACTTGATACTCCAGATGCCTCTGTTCCTGATCTTGAATTGCCAACAGCTAATGTCAATGCACCCACAATTACAGGAGGTAGAAGATCCAAAGTAGAAGGTCCTGACCTTGACGCTGATCTCAAAACAGATCTTTCAGCCCCCAAAGCTAACATCAGTTTACCAGACATTAATCTTTCTACCCCGGCAATTGAAGGTCCCTGTGTGGACCTTAATTTGCCCAAAGCTGATCTAATGGGACCCAGTCTGGATCTACCAAAAGCAGACCTCCAGGTATCTGATCTCAACTTGAAATCATCAGGTCTCAGCCTGTCTTCTCCACAAATTGATGGAAACCTCTCGGcaccaaacacagacatgttGCCAAAAACTAATGTCACACTAGACACTCCAGGAGTGAAGCTCCCTGCTTCAGATATAAAAGGAGATATCTCTGCTCCAAAAGCAGATCTTAAAGGACCTGATGCACAATTAAAAACAccagatttagatttagattcCCACAAGGGTGACTTTAAATTTCCTCACTTTAAGCTTCCAAAACTTAGTCTCTCAAGCCCTGAAGTAGAAGTTCCCAGTGTTAACCCTTCAGTTGAGGCTGGAATAGAGGCCCCCAAGGTCAACACAGGCACCCCTTCAGCAGATGCCAACATCTCTGTACCTACGGTAGACTTAATTGTTCCAAAGTTAGAGGGAGATATCAAAGGACCAGAAGTGGACGTGAAAGCTCCAAATGTAGATGCTGACCTTGAAAAACCAAAATTTCCACATTTCAAGCTTCCGAAGCTAAGCATTTCTGGGGCTAAAACAAAAGCTCCAGATGTTAATACCAGTGCAAATCTCAATGTCTCACCTGATGGAGAAGTCGATCTATCCaatgtcagtgtctctgctcCTGATGTGAAGACAAGTGTCAACACACCTGGAGTGGATATCACAGCTGAAGGAGATGCTGAAGTTAAAGATTCTCCGAAAAGTAAGCTGAGATGGCCCTTCAAATGGGGAATAAAGTCCAGTTCAGGTACTGATGAAGAGGGAAGTGGCGCTGACTCTGAAACTGATATGGCTAATGCTGAGGTGGAGATTCCCGTATTCAAATTGCACAAACTGCCCAGGAACAGCATTGATGCCATTGGAGGAATTGGTGATACATTTGGTTTATCAAAACTTGACACAGAGGCCAAGGATTATATCGTTAGCAAAGGGGTCCGATTACCAGTAGTAAATGCAACATCGAAAGCAGGAGAAAAGGTTGACATTATGGAGAGATTGAAAATGGCGAAGGAAAAAGCACCCTCAACTAATGTCTCACCAACTGAAGCGAAAACTGATATTGATCTGAAGCTTTCAGCCCCAAGCCTTGACATCAGTGCCTCTACAGAGGCAGGAGATTCGTCTTTGGTGAGAGGAGGTACGTTCAAAGTGGAAAAGCCAGAGTCTACACTGGGTCTGGTAGCCCCTGATATTTCCACAtcagatgaaaatgagaaattatCACTGAGCCTCTCCAATATGCTTGGCCTTAACATCAAGGATTCAGATGCTGACTGA